In Nicotiana tabacum cultivar K326 chromosome 21, ASM71507v2, whole genome shotgun sequence, one DNA window encodes the following:
- the LOC142175378 gene encoding uncharacterized protein LOC142175378, whose translation MRDHIQGEDYELWDIVTDGPLATLKKNSEGVDVPKRIADCTAEYLKKWEKNVKAKKWNVCRLGPDEYSRIQGCSTAKQIWDILQVVHEETTQVKRSRRTLLFSQYKNFAMKDGKTIQEMYTRFTTLTNELKSLGGLSLKKKESRRYSLGSCLSLGRAKSIPSRNQKIFSLSH comes from the coding sequence ATGAGAGATCACATTCAAGGAGAGGattatgagctatgggacattgtcactgaTGGTCCACTGGCTACCTTGAAGAAAAATtctgaaggagtagatgtgccaaagaGAATAGCGGATTGCACTGCTGAGTACTTGAAGAAGTGGGAGAAGAATGTTAAAGCCAAGAAGTGGAATGTTTGTAGGCTTGGTCCAGATGAGTATAGCAGAATCCAAGGTTGTTCCACTGCTAAGCAAATTTGGGACATACTACAAGTGGTCCATGAAGAAACAACTCAGGTGAAGAGATCTAGAAGAACTCTATTGTTCTCTCAGTATAAGAACTTTGCTATGAAGGATGGAAAAACCATTCAAGaaatgtacacaaggttcactacaCTAACAAATGAGCTAAAATCTCTTGGAGGATTATCCCTAAAGAAGAAAGAGTCGAGAAGATACTCACTAGGGTCTTGCCTATcacttgggagagcaaaatcaATACCATCcaggaatcaaaaaatattttccctctcCCACTAA